A single Uloborus diversus isolate 005 chromosome 7, Udiv.v.3.1, whole genome shotgun sequence DNA region contains:
- the LOC129226992 gene encoding uncharacterized protein LOC129226992, with translation MEPGSKAERLVLSFPATGENYSRAIQQLKERFGRDDLLVQVYVRDLLRLVMKNAATGRGKADLPSLYDELEGKLRALETLGRTKEKYGDFLTPLVESCLPEEILVTWERSRNHDLTEDKNCRTLEQLMNFLRQEVNGEEMVRLARTGFGTNSNLRKREPTTEKESDLATAAALIRKRGINMAAT, from the exons ATGGAACCTGGTTCGAAGGCAGAAAGATTAGTGCTGAGTTTTCCTGCTACCGGAGAAAATTATAGTAGAGCAATACAGCAGTTAAAGGAAAGATTTGGCCGTGATGATCTACTGGTGCAAGTGTATGTTCGAGATTTATTGAGACTAGTTATGAAAAATGCTGCCACAGGACGGGGGAAGGCTGATCTTCCATCCCTCTATGACGAATTGGAAGGAAAACTTCGTGCGTTGGAAACTCTTGGACGAACCAAAGAGAAGTATGGAGATTTCTTGACACCTTTGGTTGAGAGCTGTCTGCCGGAAGAAATTTTAGTAACATGGGAAAGAAGCCGTAACCATGATTTAACCGAAGATAAGAACTGTCGCACTTTAGAGCAGTTAATGAACTTTCTTCGCCAAGAAGTCAATGGAGAAGAAATGGTTCGCCTCGCAAGAACTGGCTTCGGCACGAACTCAAATTTGCGCAAACGAGAGCCCACAACTGAGAAGGAAAGCGACCTAGCGACAGCTGCAGCGTTA ATTAGAAAAAGAGGAATCAACATGGCGGCGacgtaa